The Acidaminococcales bacterium genome window below encodes:
- a CDS encoding DNA polymerase III subunit alpha has product MPGFVHLHAHSQYSLLDGAARIDKMIARAKELDMPAIAITDHGVMHGVIDFYKEAVKQGVKPIIGCEIYMAAGDRRSRTPAGNYHLILLAEDNTGYHNLIKIVSAAQLEGFYYKPRADKELLRRHSEGLICLSACLAGEIPAKILAGDYGGARAAIEEYIGIYGKDNFFLEAQNHFLPEDRKVNDALRGFAREYGLGLVATNDSHYIERADSEAQDILLCIQTNKTVMDADRMRFANDEFYIKSAAEMRELFPDLPDALENTLKIAQRCNVKLEFGSLSLPEFAVPEGETAAGLLARLCRESLPRKYPDDDGKIAGERLAFELKTINNMGYDSYFLIVWDFVKFARENGIAVGPGRGSAAGSIVAYLLNITGIDPLKYDLLFERFLNPDRVSMPDIDIDFCYERRGEVFAYIVEKYGSDRVAQIVTFGTMAARAAIRDVGRALNMPYGDVDKIARQIPYELGISLEKALAANNELRDLTRDFPEIGKLVNLARALEGTPRHHSVHAAGVVITPRPLTDFVPLLYSADNFVTTQYDKNRLEDIGLLKMDLLGLRTLTIVADALSMIGQSGKTAITTDDIPLKDKAAADMLKRGETAGVFQMESDGMTQLVKNFGPEEFGDMIPLVALYRPGPLGAGMLSDFTDRRHGRAKISYPHPLLEPILKDTFGVILYQEQVMRIASVLAGFTLAQADILRKAMGKKDARALAKQKAAFVAGAAKNAVGAAKAEEIFSLLEYFAGYGFNKSHSAAYGLLAWQTAWLKAHYPREFMAATLSNTNDKVGKYIEACRHMGIKILPPDVNASASTFAVDGGGIRFGLAAVQHVGETAVAAILKARKQGGDFSSIVDFCRRVDLRTVNKRVLESLIKCGAFDRMGKRSQLLAVLEDAVALAGRQQRDKASGQLGLFDSDATESGADLPLPDLEEMAVEMMLAEEKNLIGFYLTAHPLDRYREQWETLRPIASLGGGGHEEGGALTETNATCGNGRAQDGAKVEVGGIITQCKRMNTKKGDTMATLTLEDFTGDIEVLLFPQTFKKAANCAAIDQAVKIWGSVQSDVRDDGARLKIVADAVLPLAGLAPPLKLRLPNGLDNRASYLKIKGILAKYAGGSPVSIELPSGHTILAEQRCRVDAGSPGLRGELSALIGAENIV; this is encoded by the coding sequence ATGCCAGGTTTTGTTCATTTGCACGCGCATAGCCAATACAGCCTGCTGGACGGCGCCGCCCGCATCGACAAAATGATCGCGCGCGCCAAGGAACTGGACATGCCGGCCATCGCCATCACCGACCACGGCGTGATGCACGGCGTGATTGATTTTTATAAGGAAGCCGTCAAGCAGGGCGTCAAGCCCATCATCGGCTGCGAGATATATATGGCGGCGGGGGATCGCCGAAGCCGGACGCCGGCCGGCAATTACCACTTGATCCTCCTGGCCGAGGACAATACGGGCTATCACAATTTGATCAAGATTGTTTCGGCAGCCCAACTGGAAGGGTTTTACTACAAGCCGCGCGCGGACAAAGAACTCCTGCGCCGCCACAGCGAGGGGCTCATCTGCCTGTCCGCCTGCCTGGCCGGCGAAATACCGGCGAAAATACTGGCCGGCGACTATGGCGGCGCGCGCGCCGCCATAGAGGAATATATCGGCATTTACGGCAAAGACAATTTTTTTCTGGAAGCGCAGAACCATTTTTTGCCGGAAGACCGGAAGGTCAACGACGCCCTGCGGGGCTTCGCGCGCGAATACGGCCTCGGGCTTGTGGCCACCAACGATTCCCATTATATTGAGCGCGCCGACAGCGAGGCGCAGGACATACTTTTGTGCATACAGACCAACAAGACCGTAATGGACGCCGACCGCATGAGGTTTGCCAACGACGAGTTTTACATTAAATCCGCCGCAGAAATGCGGGAGCTTTTTCCCGATTTGCCGGATGCGCTGGAGAATACGCTTAAAATCGCGCAACGCTGCAACGTAAAGCTGGAGTTTGGCAGTCTGTCGCTGCCCGAATTCGCCGTGCCGGAGGGGGAGACGGCGGCGGGATTGCTGGCGCGGCTTTGCCGGGAAAGCCTGCCGCGAAAATATCCGGACGATGATGGCAAGATAGCCGGGGAGCGGCTGGCCTTTGAGCTTAAAACCATAAACAACATGGGCTATGACAGTTATTTTCTCATCGTTTGGGATTTTGTCAAATTTGCCCGCGAAAACGGCATAGCGGTCGGCCCGGGGCGCGGTTCGGCCGCCGGCAGCATCGTGGCGTATCTTCTGAACATAACCGGCATCGACCCGCTGAAATACGATCTTTTGTTTGAGCGTTTTTTAAACCCTGACCGCGTAAGCATGCCTGACATAGACATTGATTTTTGCTATGAGCGGCGGGGCGAAGTATTTGCGTACATAGTGGAAAAATACGGCAGCGACCGGGTGGCGCAAATCGTTACTTTCGGGACGATGGCCGCCCGGGCGGCCATCCGCGATGTCGGGCGCGCCCTGAACATGCCTTACGGCGACGTCGATAAAATCGCCAGGCAAATCCCCTACGAATTGGGCATATCGCTGGAAAAGGCGTTGGCCGCCAACAATGAGCTGCGCGATCTCACGCGCGATTTCCCCGAAATAGGCAAGCTCGTAAACCTCGCCCGCGCCTTGGAAGGCACGCCGCGCCACCATTCCGTGCACGCCGCCGGGGTGGTCATCACGCCCCGGCCGCTCACCGATTTCGTGCCGCTCCTATATTCCGCCGATAACTTTGTCACTACCCAGTACGACAAGAACCGGCTGGAAGACATCGGCCTTTTGAAAATGGACCTTCTGGGGCTGAGGACCCTTACCATCGTCGCCGACGCCCTGTCCATGATCGGGCAAAGCGGAAAAACAGCCATAACCACCGACGACATACCGCTCAAGGACAAGGCGGCGGCCGACATGCTCAAGCGCGGGGAAACCGCCGGCGTGTTCCAGATGGAATCGGACGGCATGACGCAATTGGTGAAAAATTTCGGGCCGGAAGAGTTCGGCGACATGATCCCCCTGGTTGCGCTTTACCGCCCCGGACCTTTGGGCGCGGGCATGTTGTCGGACTTTACCGACAGGCGGCACGGCCGGGCAAAGATTAGTTACCCGCACCCTTTGCTTGAGCCGATACTTAAAGACACTTTCGGCGTCATCCTCTACCAGGAGCAAGTCATGCGGATCGCGTCGGTACTGGCGGGCTTTACCCTCGCGCAGGCGGATATCCTGCGCAAGGCGATGGGCAAGAAGGATGCGCGGGCCCTGGCCAAACAGAAAGCGGCCTTTGTCGCGGGCGCGGCGAAAAATGCCGTGGGCGCGGCAAAGGCCGAGGAAATATTTTCCTTGCTGGAATATTTCGCCGGTTACGGCTTCAACAAGTCGCACAGCGCGGCTTACGGCCTGCTGGCCTGGCAGACCGCCTGGCTCAAGGCGCATTACCCGCGCGAGTTCATGGCGGCTACGCTTTCCAACACCAATGACAAAGTCGGCAAATATATAGAAGCGTGCCGGCACATGGGCATCAAAATACTGCCGCCGGACGTCAACGCCAGCGCCAGCACCTTTGCCGTGGACGGGGGCGGCATCCGTTTCGGGCTGGCCGCCGTGCAGCATGTCGGCGAAACCGCCGTGGCGGCAATACTGAAAGCGCGCAAACAGGGCGGCGACTTTAGTTCCATAGTGGACTTTTGCCGACGGGTGGATTTGCGGACGGTCAACAAGCGCGTGCTGGAGAGCCTCATAAAATGCGGCGCTTTTGACCGCATGGGCAAGCGCTCGCAGCTTCTGGCCGTGCTGGAGGATGCCGTGGCGCTGGCCGGCCGGCAGCAGCGCGACAAAGCGAGCGGGCAACTCGGGCTTTTTGACAGCGACGCGACGGAGAGCGGCGCGGATCTGCCTCTGCCTGACCTTGAGGAAATGGCCGTGGAAATGATGCTGGCGGAGGAGAAAAACCTCATAGGCTTTTATTTGACGGCCCATCCGCTCGATCGCTACCGCGAGCAGTGGGAGACCCTCCGGCCAATCGCGTCCCTTGGCGGCGGCGGGCACGAGGAAGGCGGAGCTTTAACGGAAACGAACGCAACGTGCGGCAACGGGCGCGCGCAAGACGGCGCCAAGGTGGAAGTGGGCGGAATCATAACCCAATGCAAAAGGATGAATACCAAAAAAGGCGATACCATGGCAACGCTGACGCTGGAAGATTTTACCGGGGATATCGAGGTGCTGCTTTTCCCGCAGACATTTAAGAAAGCGGCGAACTGCGCCGCTATCGATCAGGCGGTAAAAATATGGGGAAGCGTGCAAAGCGACGTGCGCGACGACGGCGCGCGGCTAAAGATCGTCGCCGACGCCGTGCTGCCCCTGGCCGGCCTGGCGCCGCCCCTCAAATTGCGGCTGCCCAACGGATTGGACAATCGCGCTTCCTATCTTAAAATTAAAGGCATACTCGCAAAATACGCGGGCGGATCGCCGGTGAGCATCGAATTGCCTTCAGGCCATACCATCCTGGCCGAACAGCGCTGCCGGGTGGACGCGGGCAGCCCCGGACTGCGCGGCGAGCTTTCCGCGCTCATCGGGGCGGAGAACATAGTATAA